A section of the Rhizomicrobium sp. genome encodes:
- a CDS encoding ATP-dependent DNA helicase — MSTSPIPAREWRRLPALVPAPGGAVVCDADGDCKRVSLDEARRLFRSGNALIAHAAFVSGRLKTPPAAALYDVLELFAFVRPGAPFIPSALGLARAMGLLIPHGPDEQASALRETATGLIDLLHHAPEPARVNMRALAGTMERAGWRWARPILDVLGEPEGKPAPIAGMETWRGLPEWEDSAAPDKPGSLPVTPDEARHRLAQLVGRMGELRPEQEAYTDAASYAFGPRETAGSPKIALVEAGTGIGKTLGYLAPASVWSEKNGPGLWISTYTRNLQRQIVQEIGHLYPDPEERAEKAVVRKGRENYLCLLNFEEAAKRTALAPGQRSVALGLIARWVGVTPDGDVSGAGFPAFLGASLPLSEVTDRRGECVYAACPHYRTCFIERAIRRARHAPIVVANHALVIAQASQDWLATDETTDTPPERRVRYVFDEGHHLFDAADSGFAPLVSGMEMQDLRRWIRGPEGRARSRMRGLQERLRDLTQDDPAAQSALDECISASGVLAGEGWMSRLHGGGPRGPGETFLAAAYQHVRARSADADSFYTLEADTQPLGDELIAAARELSRGLKRLAAPLIRLAALLKKQIDALSEDLETYSRARIEAAARGLVWRGKFVVPTWIAMLDALEGERGAEFVDWFEIAREDGRDFDVGLERHWIDPTIPLANHVLAPAHGALITSATLRDIGEGVDDWQSAEVRTGAGHLPEPPRRASFGSPFKYAQQARIFVVKDVNRRDADQVAAAFRELFLAAGGGALGLFTAVRTLRAVEQRIAAPLADAGVTLYAQHVDKLDTGALVDLFRAEENACLLGTDALRDGVDVPGRSLRLAVFDKVPWPKPTILHKARRARFGKGYDDLLTRFRLKQAFGRLIRGEGDKGCFVILEGATPTRLLSAFPPDAPVKRCGLAEAIGDIRAFLGEEK, encoded by the coding sequence ATGTCGACCTCCCCGATTCCCGCGCGCGAATGGCGCCGCCTCCCCGCGCTTGTGCCCGCGCCGGGCGGGGCGGTCGTCTGCGACGCCGACGGCGACTGCAAGCGCGTCTCGCTGGACGAAGCGCGGCGGCTGTTCCGCTCGGGCAATGCGCTGATCGCACACGCCGCCTTCGTGTCCGGACGGCTGAAGACCCCGCCGGCGGCGGCGCTCTACGACGTGCTGGAACTGTTCGCCTTCGTACGGCCGGGCGCGCCTTTCATTCCGAGCGCGCTGGGGCTGGCGCGCGCCATGGGCCTTCTCATCCCGCACGGGCCTGACGAACAGGCGAGCGCGCTGCGCGAGACCGCGACCGGCCTGATCGATCTCTTGCATCACGCGCCGGAGCCGGCGCGCGTGAACATGCGCGCCCTCGCCGGAACGATGGAGCGCGCCGGCTGGCGCTGGGCGCGGCCGATCCTCGACGTGCTGGGCGAGCCGGAGGGCAAGCCGGCACCCATCGCGGGCATGGAGACGTGGCGCGGCCTTCCCGAATGGGAAGACAGCGCTGCGCCCGACAAGCCGGGCTCCCTGCCGGTGACGCCGGACGAGGCGCGCCATCGCCTCGCGCAACTCGTGGGCCGCATGGGCGAGCTCCGCCCCGAACAGGAGGCCTATACCGACGCCGCGTCCTACGCCTTCGGGCCGCGCGAGACGGCTGGGTCGCCCAAGATCGCTCTCGTCGAGGCGGGCACGGGAATCGGCAAGACGCTGGGCTATCTCGCGCCGGCCAGCGTGTGGTCGGAGAAGAACGGGCCTGGCCTTTGGATCTCGACCTATACCCGCAACCTCCAGCGCCAGATCGTGCAGGAGATCGGCCATCTCTATCCCGATCCCGAGGAGCGCGCCGAGAAGGCCGTGGTGCGCAAGGGCCGGGAGAATTATCTCTGCCTCCTGAACTTCGAGGAAGCGGCCAAGCGGACCGCGCTGGCGCCGGGACAGCGCAGCGTGGCGCTCGGGCTGATCGCCCGCTGGGTCGGCGTGACGCCGGACGGCGACGTGTCGGGCGCGGGGTTTCCCGCCTTCCTCGGCGCGTCCTTGCCGCTCAGCGAAGTCACCGACCGGCGCGGCGAATGCGTCTATGCCGCCTGCCCGCATTACCGCACCTGCTTCATCGAGCGCGCCATCCGCCGCGCGCGCCACGCGCCGATCGTGGTCGCGAACCATGCGCTCGTCATCGCGCAGGCCTCGCAGGACTGGCTCGCGACCGACGAGACGACCGATACGCCACCCGAGCGCCGCGTGCGCTATGTGTTCGACGAGGGCCATCACCTGTTCGACGCGGCCGACAGCGGCTTCGCGCCGCTGGTCTCCGGCATGGAGATGCAGGACTTGAGGCGCTGGATCCGCGGCCCGGAGGGCCGCGCGCGATCGCGCATGCGCGGCCTTCAGGAACGCCTGCGCGATCTCACCCAGGACGATCCCGCGGCGCAGAGCGCGCTCGACGAGTGCATCAGCGCCTCCGGCGTGCTGGCGGGCGAAGGCTGGATGTCGCGGCTGCATGGCGGCGGGCCGCGCGGCCCGGGCGAGACGTTCCTCGCCGCCGCCTATCAGCATGTGCGGGCGCGCAGCGCCGACGCCGACAGCTTCTACACGCTGGAGGCCGATACGCAGCCGCTCGGTGACGAGCTCATCGCCGCGGCGCGCGAGCTGTCGCGCGGGCTCAAGCGGCTGGCGGCGCCCTTGATCCGCCTGGCGGCGCTCCTGAAAAAGCAGATAGACGCGCTGAGCGAGGATCTGGAGACCTATTCGCGCGCCCGCATCGAGGCGGCGGCGCGCGGGCTGGTGTGGCGCGGCAAGTTCGTCGTGCCGACATGGATCGCGATGCTCGACGCGCTCGAGGGCGAGCGCGGCGCCGAATTCGTCGACTGGTTCGAGATCGCGCGCGAGGACGGGCGCGACTTCGACGTCGGGCTGGAACGGCACTGGATCGACCCGACCATTCCGCTCGCGAACCATGTGCTGGCGCCGGCGCATGGCGCGCTGATCACCTCGGCCACCTTGCGCGACATCGGCGAAGGCGTGGACGATTGGCAGAGCGCCGAAGTGCGCACCGGCGCCGGCCATCTGCCCGAGCCGCCCAGGCGCGCCAGCTTCGGCTCGCCGTTCAAATACGCGCAGCAGGCGCGCATCTTCGTGGTGAAGGACGTCAACCGGCGCGACGCCGACCAGGTCGCGGCCGCGTTCCGCGAGCTGTTCCTGGCCGCCGGCGGCGGGGCGCTCGGCCTCTTCACCGCGGTTCGTACGCTGCGCGCGGTGGAGCAGCGGATCGCCGCGCCGCTGGCGGATGCGGGCGTGACGCTCTATGCCCAGCATGTCGACAAGCTCGACACCGGTGCGCTGGTCGATCTGTTCCGTGCCGAGGAGAACGCCTGCCTGCTCGGCACCGATGCGTTGCGCGACGGCGTCGACGTGCCGGGGCGCTCGCTGCGCCTGGCGGTGTTCGACAAGGTGCCGTGGCCCAAGCCGACCATCCTGCACAAGGCGCGGCGGGCGCGCTTCGGCAAGGGCTATGACGACCTTCTGACCCGCTTCCGGCTGAAGCAGGCCTTCGGCCGGCTGATCCGCGGCGAGGGCGACAAGGGCTGTTTCGTGATCCTGGAAGGCGCGACGCCGACGCGGCTCCTGAGCGCCTTCCCGCCCGACGCGCCGGTCAAGCGCTGCGGTCTGGCCGAAGCGATTGGGGATATAAGGGCGTTTCTGGGCGAGGAGAAGTGA
- a CDS encoding lytic transglycosylase domain-containing protein: MAFRDASLRSWSERAAAVPPTLLAVAVLAAALAAGLILDHRAAAPHIAAKPALHRAAPVKRLAARPSSAAGPMPAKPMPAKPMPAKPAPPSAFALEQAMSSRQLMDRWTPYIREASRRFDVNGQWIRAVMLIESGGRTMLGENKPIVSSAGAMGLMQLMPQTWTEMRAANRLGKDPFDPRDNVLAGAAYLSALYRQYGYPTMFAAYNDGPGMLAAHAALHEPVPDETANYVRDIASILGTGVRYRAGSRHALAPLTRPDGSTVMIDAGAVVAIRAALPGEYAPTVQSVITIGRLRQGVRETAARATAVLRSHGGLI, encoded by the coding sequence ATGGCATTTCGCGATGCGAGCCTGCGGAGCTGGAGCGAACGCGCGGCCGCCGTCCCGCCGACCCTCCTTGCGGTTGCCGTCCTCGCCGCCGCTCTTGCCGCCGGATTGATTCTCGACCACCGGGCAGCCGCGCCGCACATCGCTGCGAAGCCCGCCCTGCACCGCGCCGCGCCGGTCAAGCGCCTCGCCGCGCGCCCGTCATCCGCCGCCGGGCCCATGCCTGCCAAGCCCATGCCTGCCAAGCCCATGCCTGCCAAGCCGGCGCCGCCATCGGCCTTTGCGCTCGAACAGGCGATGTCGTCGCGCCAGCTCATGGACCGCTGGACGCCCTATATCCGCGAAGCCTCGCGCCGCTTCGACGTCAACGGGCAATGGATCCGCGCCGTGATGCTGATCGAGAGCGGCGGGCGCACCATGCTCGGCGAGAACAAGCCGATCGTCTCCAGCGCCGGCGCTATGGGGCTGATGCAGCTGATGCCGCAGACCTGGACCGAGATGCGCGCCGCGAACCGCCTGGGCAAGGATCCGTTCGATCCGCGCGACAATGTGCTCGCCGGCGCCGCCTATCTGAGCGCGCTCTATCGCCAGTACGGCTATCCCACCATGTTCGCGGCTTACAATGACGGGCCCGGCATGCTCGCCGCGCACGCGGCCCTGCACGAGCCCGTACCGGACGAGACCGCGAATTACGTCCGCGACATCGCCAGCATTCTGGGCACCGGCGTGCGCTATCGCGCCGGCTCGCGCCACGCGCTCGCGCCGCTGACGCGGCCGGACGGCTCGACCGTGATGATCGACGCCGGCGCGGTGGTCGCGATCCGCGCCGCGCTTCCGGGCGAGTACGCCCCGACCGTACAATCGGTGATTACGATCGGCCGCCTGCGCCAGGGCGTGCGCGAGACCGCGGCCCGCGCCACGGCCGTCCTGCGCAGCCATGGCGGACTGATCTGA
- a CDS encoding 2'-deoxycytidine 5'-triphosphate deaminase, with amino-acid sequence MTQPDDSLFGDTETDSYGRHSTGILPSHVLRRLIRARREIIATEDIEESQIQPASIDLRLGPVAWRVRASFLPGPHATVQDKLASVFMHEIDLSRGAVLETGCVYIVPLLEVADFSARVSGTANPKSSTGRIDVFTRLITDRAQAFDRIEPGYRGPLFAEISPRTFPVLVRKGSKLNQLRIRRGTPQFTDTQLRRLNAESPLVSGAADIDNGLALSIDLKGEAGPRIGWRAKRHTGVIDVDKRAALAAHEFWDSIEANEAGNLVLDPDEFYILVSREAVAIPPDYAAEMVPFNPLVGEFRVHYAGFFDPGFGYEPGRPPSARGVLEVRSREVPFILEHGQVIGRLVFERLTDPPPEMYGAGLGSHYQGQGLKLSKHFRQP; translated from the coding sequence ATGACCCAGCCCGACGACAGCCTGTTCGGCGATACCGAAACCGACTCCTATGGCCGCCACTCCACCGGCATCCTGCCGAGCCATGTGCTGCGCCGGCTGATCCGGGCGCGCCGCGAGATCATCGCGACCGAGGACATCGAAGAAAGCCAGATCCAGCCGGCCAGCATCGACCTGCGGCTCGGGCCGGTGGCGTGGCGGGTCCGCGCCAGCTTCCTGCCCGGCCCGCACGCGACGGTGCAGGACAAGCTCGCCTCGGTCTTCATGCACGAGATCGACCTCAGCAGGGGCGCGGTGCTGGAGACCGGCTGCGTCTACATCGTGCCGCTGCTCGAAGTCGCCGATTTTTCCGCCCGCGTCTCGGGCACCGCCAATCCGAAGAGCTCGACCGGCCGCATCGACGTCTTCACGCGGCTGATCACCGACCGCGCCCAGGCCTTCGACCGCATCGAGCCGGGCTATCGCGGCCCGCTCTTCGCCGAGATCAGCCCGCGCACCTTCCCCGTCCTGGTGCGCAAGGGATCGAAGCTGAACCAGCTGCGCATCCGCCGCGGTACGCCGCAATTCACCGACACGCAGCTGCGCCGTCTCAACGCCGAGAGCCCGCTGGTCAGCGGCGCGGCCGACATCGACAACGGGCTGGCGCTCTCCATCGATCTGAAGGGCGAAGCCGGCCCGCGCATCGGCTGGCGGGCCAAGCGGCATACCGGCGTGATCGACGTCGACAAGCGCGCCGCGCTCGCCGCCCACGAGTTCTGGGATTCGATCGAGGCCAACGAGGCCGGCAACCTCGTCCTCGATCCCGACGAGTTCTACATCCTGGTCAGCCGCGAGGCGGTCGCCATCCCGCCGGACTACGCCGCCGAGATGGTGCCGTTCAATCCGCTGGTGGGCGAGTTCCGCGTCCACTATGCCGGCTTCTTCGATCCCGGCTTCGGCTATGAGCCCGGGCGGCCGCCCTCGGCGCGCGGCGTGCTGGAGGTGCGCTCGCGCGAGGTTCCGTTCATCCTGGAGCACGGGCAGGTCATCGGCAGGCTGGTGTTCGAGCGGCTGACCGACCCGCCGCCCGAAATGTACGGTGCCGGACTGGGCTCGCACTACCAGGGCCAAGGCCTCAAGTTGTCGAAGCATTTCCGCCAACCGTGA
- a CDS encoding SMP-30/gluconolactonase/LRE family protein, with protein sequence MNISEFKLAAADFGIFGRGLQRPECVWVGADGVWASDARGGVSRARDHGDPELLGSGIAEPNGFSRRADGSFVVAGLGDGGLHRIAPGGETRKLLDGFDGKPLGTVNYAWADGPDRIWLSMMTRAPRWDAALTTPVRDGYILRVEGDGARCEIVADGLDLTNEVKVSPDGRHLYAAETLGCRIARFPIRSDGTLGDKEIVGPPSLGRGAFPDGFAFDPFGNVWVTLIGQNGLCAIDRRGDLHLVFRDMNAAAVEAMAAGVEQRNGTVDHLVACAPESGPLRLPTSLAFGGHDGRTAYVGSLLMPHLATFRLPESLE encoded by the coding sequence ATGAATATCTCCGAATTCAAACTGGCCGCCGCAGACTTCGGAATATTCGGCCGGGGATTGCAGCGCCCGGAATGCGTCTGGGTCGGCGCCGACGGCGTCTGGGCGTCCGACGCGCGCGGCGGCGTATCCCGCGCGAGAGACCATGGCGATCCCGAACTGCTCGGCTCGGGAATCGCCGAGCCCAACGGCTTCAGCCGCAGGGCCGACGGCAGCTTCGTCGTCGCGGGGCTGGGCGACGGCGGGCTGCACCGGATCGCGCCCGGCGGCGAGACGCGCAAATTGCTCGACGGCTTCGACGGCAAGCCGCTCGGCACCGTCAACTATGCCTGGGCGGACGGGCCGGACCGTATCTGGCTTTCGATGATGACGCGCGCCCCGCGATGGGATGCCGCGCTCACCACGCCGGTTCGCGACGGCTATATCCTGCGCGTCGAGGGCGACGGCGCGCGCTGCGAGATCGTCGCCGACGGGCTGGATCTCACCAACGAGGTCAAGGTCTCGCCCGACGGACGCCATCTGTATGCGGCCGAAACGCTCGGATGCCGGATCGCGCGCTTCCCGATTCGTTCCGACGGCACGCTGGGCGACAAGGAGATCGTGGGCCCGCCGAGCCTCGGCCGCGGCGCGTTCCCGGACGGCTTTGCCTTCGATCCCTTCGGCAATGTCTGGGTGACGCTGATCGGCCAGAACGGGTTGTGCGCGATCGACCGTCGGGGCGACCTGCATCTCGTCTTTCGCGACATGAACGCGGCGGCGGTCGAGGCCATGGCCGCCGGCGTCGAGCAGCGCAACGGCACCGTCGATCATCTCGTGGCCTGCGCGCCGGAAAGCGGCCCCTTGCGGCTGCCGACCAGCCTGGCCTTCGGCGGACACGACGGCCGCACGGCCTATGTCGGCTCGCTGCTCATGCCGCATCTGGCGACGTTCCGGCTGCCCGAGAGCCTCGAATAG
- a CDS encoding TetR/AcrR family transcriptional regulator, translating into MTKPLAKLPRERTSRKAPRTKAEQRAETLEQIMDAAELLFSKHGLHVVTLRDVALKVGVHTSLMHYYFEDKLALFKAVFARRAGITSDRRMKALDEYEKRAAGKPTVEGALHVFLDTDFDLYIEGGEGWRNYAAFCAQLANTPEGASLFDEHFDPVVLRLIEILKKALPGVSKKDIFWGYHFVTGSLMHSLARSGRLDRLSNGVCRSDDFEAVKARMADFMAAGFLALKDR; encoded by the coding sequence ATGACGAAACCCTTGGCGAAGCTTCCGCGAGAAAGAACGTCCAGGAAGGCGCCCCGGACGAAGGCCGAGCAGCGCGCCGAGACGCTGGAGCAGATCATGGATGCGGCCGAGCTTCTGTTCTCGAAGCATGGCCTGCACGTCGTGACGCTGCGCGACGTGGCCCTGAAGGTCGGCGTCCACACCTCGCTGATGCACTATTATTTCGAGGACAAGCTGGCGCTGTTCAAGGCCGTCTTCGCCCGGCGCGCCGGGATCACGAGCGACCGCCGCATGAAGGCGCTGGACGAATACGAAAAGCGCGCGGCGGGCAAGCCGACAGTGGAAGGCGCGCTCCACGTGTTCCTGGATACCGATTTCGACTTGTATATCGAGGGCGGCGAAGGCTGGCGGAATTACGCCGCGTTCTGCGCCCAGCTCGCCAACACGCCGGAAGGCGCCAGCCTGTTCGACGAGCATTTCGATCCCGTCGTGCTCCGCCTGATCGAAATCCTCAAGAAGGCGCTGCCCGGCGTGTCCAAGAAGGACATCTTCTGGGGCTATCACTTCGTGACCGGCAGCCTGATGCATTCCCTGGCGCGCAGCGGCCGGCTCGACCGCCTCTCGAACGGCGTGTGCCGCTCCGACGATTTCGAAGCGGTGAAGGCACGCATGGCGGATTTCATGGCCGCCGGCTTTCTGGCGCTGAAGGACCGATAG
- a CDS encoding carboxylesterase family protein encodes MIGLRRIVLCVAAMAGLAASSPSRAEDALVVDAPAGQLQGRIEGALHVFKGIPFALPPVGSLRWKPPAPMERWNGVRSATAYGPECVQPQSALSTIYTEDPAPMSEDCLTLNIWAPADARNAPVFFWIYGGALWGGASRQVMYDGARLAARGVVVVTINYRLGVLGWLAHPELSAESPLGLSGNYGLLDQIAALRWVKTNIGAFGGDPLNVTIAGESAGGLSVMYLMASTEARGLFAKAIAQSAYMVSTPELRQSRYGWPAAEQSGLALASAVHAPNIAALRAMSAEALTAGAAAAGFAPFGAVDGHVLPAQLVDVFDRGEQAHVPILAGFNAGEIRSLTVLAPPTPASPADYEKTIRERYGDLADAFLKLYPSSDMHESILATTRDALYGWTAERLVRKQAALGLPSYLYFFDHGYPAADNAGLHAFHASELPYMFGALDRTPARWPKMPATAAEAGLSDAMVGYWTSFARAAKPEAAGAPAWRPYDSAGAYMDFTDAPHPSDRLLPGMYALNEEVVCRRHAAGNLGWHWNVGLAAPPLPEPKAGCRE; translated from the coding sequence ATGATCGGCTTGCGTCGTATCGTCCTTTGCGTCGCCGCGATGGCCGGCCTTGCCGCATCTTCTCCCTCGCGCGCCGAGGATGCGCTGGTCGTCGACGCACCCGCCGGTCAATTGCAGGGCCGGATCGAAGGCGCGCTGCACGTGTTCAAAGGCATACCCTTTGCGCTGCCGCCGGTGGGATCGCTGCGCTGGAAACCGCCGGCGCCGATGGAACGCTGGAACGGCGTACGGAGCGCGACGGCCTATGGTCCCGAATGCGTCCAGCCGCAATCCGCGCTTTCGACCATCTACACCGAAGACCCCGCGCCGATGAGCGAGGATTGCCTGACGCTCAATATCTGGGCGCCCGCCGACGCGCGCAACGCGCCGGTCTTCTTCTGGATCTATGGCGGCGCCCTCTGGGGCGGGGCGAGCCGCCAGGTGATGTATGACGGCGCCCGGCTGGCGGCGCGCGGCGTCGTCGTGGTCACGATCAACTACCGGCTCGGAGTTCTGGGCTGGCTGGCGCATCCGGAGCTGAGCGCCGAATCGCCTCTCGGCCTGTCGGGCAATTACGGCCTCTTAGACCAGATCGCGGCGCTGCGCTGGGTCAAAACCAATATCGGCGCCTTCGGCGGCGATCCTTTGAACGTGACCATCGCCGGCGAGTCGGCCGGCGGCCTCAGCGTCATGTACCTCATGGCTTCGACCGAAGCGCGCGGCCTCTTCGCGAAGGCGATCGCGCAGAGCGCGTATATGGTCTCCACGCCCGAGCTGCGACAGAGCCGGTATGGCTGGCCGGCCGCCGAACAGAGCGGTTTGGCTCTCGCATCCGCGGTCCACGCGCCGAACATCGCCGCGCTGCGTGCGATGAGCGCGGAGGCGCTGACCGCGGGCGCCGCGGCGGCCGGGTTCGCGCCGTTCGGCGCGGTCGACGGACATGTCCTGCCGGCGCAGCTCGTCGATGTCTTCGACAGGGGCGAGCAGGCCCATGTGCCGATCCTGGCGGGATTCAATGCCGGCGAAATCCGCTCCCTGACCGTCCTGGCGCCGCCGACGCCCGCGAGCCCGGCGGACTACGAGAAGACCATTCGGGAGCGCTATGGCGACCTGGCGGACGCCTTCCTGAAGCTCTATCCGAGCTCCGACATGCATGAGAGCATCCTGGCGACGACCCGCGACGCCCTCTATGGCTGGACCGCCGAGCGGCTTGTCCGCAAGCAGGCCGCGCTCGGCCTGCCCTCCTATCTCTACTTCTTCGACCACGGCTATCCGGCGGCCGATAACGCCGGCCTGCACGCGTTCCACGCCAGCGAACTGCCCTATATGTTCGGCGCGCTCGACCGCACGCCGGCGCGCTGGCCGAAGATGCCGGCGACGGCGGCGGAGGCCGGCCTCTCCGACGCGATGGTCGGCTATTGGACGAGCTTCGCCCGCGCCGCAAAGCCCGAGGCCGCGGGCGCGCCGGCCTGGCGGCCTTACGACTCGGCGGGCGCCTATATGGATTTCACCGACGCCCCGCACCCGTCGGATCGTCTGCTGCCCGGAATGTACGCGCTGAACGAAGAGGTCGTCTGCCGGCGCCACGCCGCCGGCAATCTCGGGTGGCACTGGAACGTCGGTCTGGCCGCGCCACCGCTCCCCGAACCGAAGGCCGGCTGCCGGGAGTAG
- a CDS encoding MFS transporter has translation MVTTDKSPTLAASQADIAPAPAAIPGARAWVVLGMLCFVYVLNFLDRSLLSILAKPIQDTLHVSDGQLGLIGGLYFALFYCFISIPVGWIADRTNRVWILALACALWSAATMACGLAANYAQLVAARMTVGIGEAGGVPPSYAVVSDYFPPGRRGTALAIYNLGPPIGAALGVAFGASIAAAYSWRDAFIVLGSVGLFAALLVLLIVREPPRGGLDKPAVAGEPGFGAAASTFRQTIAMFFSKKALVLAALGSGATQIITYGSGNFSTLLLMREKGMTLAEVALYSALVVGIAMSAGIFVSGRVIDRFTGRSKQAYALVPAASLALAVPFYLGFVWAPTWQVALLFQIGPTFFNFFYLSSSVTLVQEEVRPDQRVLSGALLLLIMNLIGMGVGPAYVGAMSDFLHAGHPQHSLQLAFYTLVPFYALAIGLFLWLAQVLRQEARTSGTERP, from the coding sequence GTGGTGACCACAGACAAATCCCCGACCTTGGCGGCCAGCCAGGCCGACATCGCGCCGGCGCCGGCCGCCATCCCCGGCGCCCGCGCCTGGGTCGTGCTCGGCATGCTGTGCTTCGTCTATGTCCTGAACTTCCTGGACCGGTCGCTGCTGTCGATCCTCGCCAAGCCCATCCAGGACACGCTGCATGTCTCCGACGGACAGCTCGGCCTGATCGGCGGCCTCTATTTCGCGCTGTTCTACTGCTTCATCTCGATTCCCGTCGGCTGGATCGCCGACCGGACCAACCGGGTCTGGATCCTCGCGCTGGCCTGCGCGCTGTGGAGCGCGGCGACGATGGCCTGCGGCCTCGCCGCGAACTACGCGCAGCTCGTGGCGGCGCGGATGACGGTCGGCATCGGCGAAGCCGGCGGCGTGCCGCCCTCCTACGCCGTCGTCTCGGACTATTTCCCGCCGGGCCGCCGCGGCACGGCGCTCGCCATCTACAATCTCGGCCCGCCCATCGGCGCTGCCCTGGGCGTCGCCTTCGGCGCGTCCATCGCCGCGGCCTATAGCTGGCGCGACGCCTTCATCGTGCTGGGATCGGTCGGCCTCTTCGCCGCGCTGCTCGTCCTGCTGATCGTGCGCGAGCCGCCGCGCGGCGGCCTCGACAAGCCCGCCGTCGCCGGCGAGCCGGGTTTCGGCGCCGCGGCGTCCACCTTCCGGCAGACGATCGCGATGTTCTTCTCGAAGAAGGCGCTGGTGCTGGCCGCGCTCGGCAGCGGCGCCACGCAGATCATCACCTACGGCTCGGGCAATTTCTCGACGCTCCTGCTCATGCGCGAAAAGGGGATGACGCTCGCCGAAGTCGCCCTCTATTCCGCGCTGGTCGTGGGCATCGCGATGAGCGCCGGCATATTCGTCTCGGGCCGCGTCATCGACCGCTTCACGGGGCGCTCGAAGCAGGCCTATGCCCTGGTTCCCGCGGCGTCGCTGGCACTGGCCGTGCCGTTCTATCTCGGCTTCGTATGGGCGCCCACCTGGCAGGTGGCGCTTCTCTTCCAGATCGGCCCGACCTTCTTCAACTTCTTCTATCTCTCCTCCTCGGTCACGCTCGTGCAGGAAGAGGTGCGTCCGGATCAGCGCGTTCTTTCCGGCGCTCTGCTGCTCCTGATCATGAACCTGATCGGCATGGGCGTCGGCCCGGCCTATGTCGGCGCGATGAGCGATTTCCTCCATGCCGGTCATCCGCAGCATTCGCTGCAGCTCGCCTTCTATACGCTGGTGCCGTTCTACGCCCTGGCGATCGGGCTGTTCCTGTGGCTGGCGCAGGTGCTTCGCCAAGAGGCCCGGACAAGCGGAACGGAGCGCCCATGA
- a CDS encoding DUF1036 domain-containing protein, translating to MAIALVIAGLAAMAMASPAAARTVTLRACNHTDTTVMVASSFIPIGGADWRNKGWTQVRAGQCEDIFRTNNYTFYARAEVKGDSESYWGSDIKQCVEYPGPYDFFTGSKDTTCPEGEPADFTTFRSDGSPVYVWNLNPSD from the coding sequence ATGGCGATCGCGCTCGTGATCGCCGGACTGGCCGCTATGGCGATGGCCTCGCCCGCCGCGGCCCGCACCGTCACGCTTCGCGCCTGCAACCATACCGACACGACCGTGATGGTCGCTTCCAGCTTCATTCCGATCGGCGGCGCCGACTGGCGCAACAAGGGATGGACCCAGGTCCGTGCCGGCCAGTGCGAGGATATCTTCCGGACCAACAATTACACCTTCTATGCGCGCGCCGAGGTGAAGGGCGATTCGGAATCCTATTGGGGCAGCGACATCAAGCAGTGCGTCGAATATCCCGGTCCCTATGATTTCTTCACCGGCTCGAAGGACACGACGTGCCCGGAAGGCGAGCCGGCGGACTTCACGACCTTCAGGTCCGACGGCAGCCCCGTCTATGTCTGGAACCTCAATCCGTCCGACTGA